One region of Sulfolobales archaeon genomic DNA includes:
- a CDS encoding nucleotidyltransferase domain-containing protein, whose product MECVSIDELVRGFERALVESFLSVFGDRLVSLVLYGSYARGDFRGDSDVDLIVVLNDVIDRYALHLELDRVEELLAPILRCFKKYGYNPVLSPIVLGIDQARDIRPLYLDAVFDVKILYDRGSFMSNIFERLRRKLEEYGARRVRIGRKWVTVLKNSYRFGEVIEFE is encoded by the coding sequence TTGGAGTGCGTATCGATAGACGAGCTTGTTAGGGGATTTGAGAGGGCTTTGGTAGAGTCTTTTCTAAGCGTTTTCGGTGATAGGCTTGTCTCTCTTGTTCTATATGGCTCATATGCTAGGGGGGATTTTAGGGGGGATAGTGATGTAGATCTAATAGTTGTTCTTAATGATGTTATAGATAGATATGCTTTACATCTAGAGCTTGACAGGGTTGAGGAGCTGTTAGCACCTATTCTAAGGTGTTTTAAAAAATATGGATATAACCCTGTTCTATCGCCTATAGTACTTGGCATTGATCAGGCAAGGGATATCCGCCCACTCTACTTAGATGCTGTCTTTGACGTCAAGATCCTATATGATAGGGGTAGCTTCATGTCAAATATCTTCGAGAGGTTGAGGAGGAAGCTCGAGGAATATGGTGCTAGAAGGGTTAGGATAGGTAGGAAATGGGTTACGGTGTTAAAGAATAGCTATCGATTTGGAGAGGTGATAGAGTTTGAATAA
- a CDS encoding transposase: protein MIRTVMLRLLPDGETEARLRKLCDISSKLWNEINYARRRQFFETKKVDLKQTYKEFYERYKKLIGSATTQQVLNKNDEAWRSFFSSLKAKKEDRLPPFIKKVNPPGYRKRGKTRILWTVLRNDQYNIDGEYIVIKGLGAIGSIRVRYSGRIHVSGKQGRAEIHYDYDDKKWYIYVSYEVDKKVIRNSSFRVPLKPLGDKEAGIDIGINNLLAVYVDDGSALLVNGRPLKAISFYWREKISEYQSTLNRYGLRSSKRLRRMYRKWRKQIKSYIDWAVRNTIEWLYSEGVKRIYVGHPKYASQEPGKGSKINFEIIHIWSYGYLLRRLREVAEEYGIEVEHVDEENTSRTCPICRAIEDHKRISRGLFKCYKHNIVFNADLVGAFNILAKSKAITPSPALCGVGVTRLRPGERLNRTIARDVAQTSPP from the coding sequence TTGATCAGAACGGTGATGCTAAGGCTATTGCCGGATGGGGAGACTGAGGCTAGGCTGAGGAAACTATGTGATATATCTTCAAAGCTCTGGAACGAGATCAACTATGCTAGGAGGAGGCAGTTCTTCGAAACCAAAAAAGTAGATCTTAAGCAAACATATAAGGAGTTCTATGAGAGGTATAAGAAGCTGATTGGATCTGCAACTACACAGCAGGTTCTGAACAAGAACGATGAGGCCTGGAGATCGTTCTTCTCATCTCTGAAGGCTAAGAAGGAGGATAGGCTACCACCATTCATAAAGAAAGTTAATCCACCCGGATATAGGAAGAGGGGGAAGACCAGAATATTATGGACAGTCCTCAGAAATGATCAATATAACATTGATGGCGAATATATCGTGATAAAGGGCTTAGGAGCTATCGGATCTATAAGGGTTAGATATTCAGGTAGAATACATGTTTCCGGGAAACAGGGTAGGGCTGAGATACACTATGATTATGATGATAAGAAATGGTATATTTATGTGTCATACGAGGTTGATAAAAAGGTGATCAGGAATAGTAGCTTTAGAGTGCCTTTAAAGCCCCTCGGAGATAAAGAGGCTGGCATTGATATAGGCATCAATAACCTCTTAGCTGTATATGTTGATGATGGATCTGCTTTATTGGTTAATGGGAGGCCTTTGAAGGCTATTAGCTTCTACTGGAGGGAGAAGATATCAGAGTACCAGAGTACTCTGAATAGATATGGTCTTAGGTCTTCTAAGAGGCTTAGGAGGATGTATAGAAAATGGAGGAAACAGATCAAGAGCTATATAGATTGGGCTGTTAGGAACACAATAGAATGGCTATATAGTGAAGGTGTTAAGAGGATATATGTTGGTCATCCGAAATATGCTTCTCAAGAACCTGGCAAGGGTTCTAAGATCAACTTCGAGATTATCCATATATGGAGCTATGGATATCTATTGAGAAGATTGAGAGAAGTTGCAGAGGAATATGGTATAGAGGTTGAGCATGTAGATGAGGAAAACACATCCAGAACATGCCCAATATGCAGAGCAATAGAGGATCACAAGAGAATATCGAGAGGACTATTCAAATGCTATAAGCATAACATTGTATTCAACGCAGACCTCGTGGGGGCATTCAACATACTAGCTAAGAGTAAAGCCATAACCCCGAGCCCCGCACTATGCGGGGTAGGGGTAACACGCCTAAGACCAGGCGAGAGGCTGAACCGAACAATAGCTCGGGATGTAGCCCAAACCTCCCCACCCTAG
- a CDS encoding HEPN domain-containing protein — MNNIDMARAYIEEAERRIRIAEMMLREKAYAYTIRQSQEAVELLLKASLRLIGIEPPKWRDVGPVLIEFSDRFPEWFREKILELAAISRWLRREREPSMYGDEELGLPPTRLYTEPYALKAVEGAKIVYVYVKKLLDSYLPSQQR, encoded by the coding sequence TTGAATAACATTGATATGGCTAGAGCATATATAGAGGAGGCTGAGAGGAGGATAAGGATAGCTGAGATGATGCTAAGAGAGAAAGCGTATGCATATACCATTAGACAGAGTCAAGAGGCTGTGGAGCTGCTTCTCAAGGCCTCACTAAGGCTTATTGGGATCGAGCCTCCTAAATGGCGTGACGTTGGCCCCGTGCTAATAGAATTCTCAGATAGATTCCCAGAATGGTTTAGAGAGAAAATACTGGAGCTAGCAGCAATATCCCGCTGGCTCAGACGCGAGAGAGAACCATCGATGTATGGTGATGAGGAGCTCGGCCTACCACCTACAAGGCTATATACAGAGCCATATGCTCTTAAGGCAGTTGAAGGAGCAAAGATCGTCTATGTTTATGTGAAAAAGCTTCTAGACAGCTACCTACCTAGCCAACAAAGATAG